A window of Miscanthus floridulus cultivar M001 chromosome 12, ASM1932011v1, whole genome shotgun sequence genomic DNA:
TCGGTTCTCCAACGATTATTTCAAGAATTTAGCTAGGTCAACCGTCCTGTTTAACCAAGGTTGACTCTAGTTGACTTGGTTTAACTTAGAAGTGATTAAGGGTTTGAGAGCCGAATTTGGCGTCCTTGTCTAGTAAGAGCTAGATGCAAAGCTTGCCATTGGATCGATAAAGTCGTCTATTGGCAGAGAAGTGGTAAAGAAGGTTTATGTTCTCGAGCCATGGTTGATAAGGTTGGTGATCCAATATATAGTGAGGTGTACATGTCGGGGTTTTGGGAGGAGTTGGTAAGGTTTATGGTCTTAAAGGGTTATTTTTGAAAAGTTCAAGTTGGAATGACCGTTGGGTTATGACAACTAACCATCAAAAGTTTTCTAGGACTAATGAACACATACAAGGTCCATGATTTAGGGCCTATTTAGCGTAACTTAGCTTCACTGGTGAAGCAAATTTTTTGGCGTTAGCTCTAAAAACATTTTTATGACTGGTGGTGAATCTGTTTTTGTGAACCGTTTGAGGAAACAACTTCTCATGATTGTTGGAAAGTGTGAAAATACctataatttcttttttattttctttatttcttttctctctttatatctctccacctccatcgcctgcaTGTCGGCCCCACGCTGGCGTGGCATGCCCCGGTGAGCAACCCACGTGTGGCACCATGACTCAGCAGCGAGCGCCCACATGGGTCGACGAGTGCTCCAACGAGCACGCCACATTCACCCCTCCCTAAGCGGCTAGGCGCTCGCGGACGGGTTGGCCCCCTGCGCTCTGGCGAGCGCACCATCTCCGCCCAACTTGCGTGACCATGCCATCGACAGTCCCCACGACGACCTCCACTGCTAGTGGCGGCAGAGTTAGCCATGGTCATGGTGGGGTCCACCAGATCAAGACGAAGTTGAGAGAAGCTAGGTTTTTTAgctttcttctctctcctctcttgtcTCAGCAAGAATCACGGAGCTTATTCCCTAAAGACGAGGTGTGTGGGGGCGTCTAATTGCTAAAGCTGTAAAACAACTCCTAGAGCAGTTTTTGAAGTTGCACCAAACGACCTCTTAAGTTTGCGAGGAAACCAGATCAACTAAGAGCATCTTCGATAGTTTCCAAAATAAGAATGGATAAACCAATAAGTTTTCcaaatggctaaaaatattgGAAGTATATTTATTGGGTTCCTCTAACAGCCTCAGAATCTCACTCCTAAGATAGAGAAGATAATTTTGCATGAGGAGTCCCAAACTAATTATAAATTAGTCAACCACTTTTACACCTTTTTTTTTCTATCTTATATATTTGTATTGGCGGATCAATAGACATGCATATATTTTTGTGTGGTTGGATCTGTTGACATTTAAATTGGACCCAGGCTAATTTAAATAGACCCAGGACAATTTTGACATAATCTAAGAAAACATAATAATAGTACCACATTGATTTTTCACGCGATAAGATTTGGCACGGGGAAGCTGGAGACGGCCCACGCCGCTCTGCGCCCAGCGCGCGGCGCCACATCGACGCCGGCGCCCAGCACGTGAATTTCCGGCCGGAAGAAGGGGAACACCGGGGGCGCTGCCAGGGGAACCGCCGCCGCCAAGCACAAGCAAAGAGTAAAGCGTGGTCTTCAAGAGAGCTCTGTCTGTACGATCCCCATAACCACCTGTTGTTGCCATCAATATTCAATttgaaattgaaaatttgaaatcaGCATGGTAACCAGCTGCTGGGAATGACTGGTGGCTGAattggctggctggtgctggcccAGCCAATTCAGGCCTGCCGAACAGACTGTATGGCCTGTCGAATTGCGGTACGTGCAGCTCCCAAGAAGAGCAGAGATAGAAACTGCTGCCGACCGCATTCATCCTCATCGGCAACCATAAGGCATTCCATATTGATATACATATATACCATGATGATCAAGAAGCAGTGAAGCACGGCACACCAGGAGCAAGATCCCACAGTTGATCTGCTCCCCTCAGGCCTAAAATCACAGCTGGTCTGCTGTCCCGCTCCCGCAACCATTCCACGTCACCACGAGATCACAGACGGCACAGCCAGAAGCGATCTACGGTTCTTCCATGGAGGACACGGGCAGGTCGCTAGCAGCGTGGGCGGGCGTCCTCCGGGACTCCATCTTGGCGaccacctccgccaccaccaGCCTCGACAGCAGCAGCCCCGCGACGAGCGCCGACGCCATCAGCATTGTGAACACGGCGCTCCAGCTCCTGGCGGAGATGTACCCCGTCAGCAGCGGGCCGATGGCGGCGCCGATCGACCCCGTGCCGTCGATGATCGCCGTCACGGTGGCCAGCGCGCGGGAGTTGCCGTTGAGGGAGCTGTGCGTGCCGAGGTCCGCGGACACGGCCGTCGTGATCAGCGCGTAGGGCCCGTTCACCAGCATCCCGGTGACGAACATGAGCGCGATGTTCCACGCCAGCGAGACGTTCCCGTAGATGCGGTAGAAGAAGAGCGCCGGTATCGCGGAGAAGGTGAAGCTCGCGGCCGTCAGCGCCCGGGCGTCCAGGTGGTCGGAGATGTGGCCGGCGAGGATGCCGCCAACAACGCCACCCACGTCGAACAGAGTTGACAGTACCCCGGCTTCCGAGTCTGACAAGTATTGTCCACCGATAGCTGAAAACAGGAACAGGCAGAGTGTTGATGTTAGTGTAAAAAAAAATAGTTCTTAGAACCTGCAATTCAATGCAGTAAAAAGGTATAAAACCTTTTAATTTTTGTATGGTTTATGCATATATGGCATGATGCTGAGTTATTTCAGAATTAATCAATAGACTCTTTATCTTTCATAGCCTAAAAACTACTTTTACTATACACATTGAAACACAGAAGTCAAATTATTCACGCAGCAGCATATTGCCACACACTGGCCAGTAGCACTCACATCATCATGTGCCTGCTTTCTTTCATGGTTTGTTTCAATCAAATACCTAAAAGTACTTAAGCAGAGTGAGAAATCAGAAACATGCCAAGAATTACTTTTCCCCCCTGTACTAGCAAGTCAAAAAGCACCTTGGTTGCAGAGTGCATTTCAGTGGAACCCAGTGCAACTGAAATGCTATGATGTTTAGAAAAGTCAGCTCCAATTCTAGGGAGTGCTTGTCAACATATATAAAGGGGCAGAAAGTTTGATTTGCACATCACAAAAGGGCTTACAATTTCACTTGCTAATTTGCTTCGACACTAGTATATAATATCTCAAGCACTCATTCTAACTAGTGACGTGCGTCATATCATAAGGTTTGGAACTCTAAACACCAAAACATGCTTTCTGATTATCACAGTGTGCAATAAGGGTTCATTTCCTAAAAGCCAAAAAAAGAGAGGCTGTGGTAACTGCAAAAATATAACTTGACAAACCTGTGTGGCTGATATAAAAGGGAAGCCAATACAGGAACGTATAGGCCACAAGCTTGCAGAAGAAAAGGCAGAGGGCAAAAGGAGCTACACCAGGAATTCTCCACGCCTCAATAAATCCAATTGCCTTTTCTTTTACATCTGATGAGCGTCGTTCCAACAAGGGAGTGTCCATGTCACTCTTTTCATAATCCTTCAAATGGAGATCCTCCTGGATTCCAATCACATCAGGCCCAACAGGCAAGAAGAGGAACACCGTGAGCCCGACCAGTGCGATCATGATACCGGGCACCGCAAAGGACCAGCACCACCCATACTTCAGCATGGCAGCAGCAATCAGAGAGCCAGATATGTTTCCTACGGATGTGTGAGCATTCCATATTCCCATTATCAGTCCCCTCTTGCTCTTCCCAAACCAGTTGCCAACTACTGCAACCACTGAAGGCCATCCAGATGACTGAAACAGACCAGAAATCATCTGCATGACCAGAAAGTAGTAGAAGTTGTGTACATCGAACCAGTAGCCGGCTCCAAAGGCGGCGGTGAACAATCCAGTTCCTATCATTCCTATAGTCAGCAGGATCCTCAGATCCACCCTATCGCCCAAATGGCCAGCAAAGAACATGCCAATTGCATATACACCAAGAAAAGCCAAGTCAATCTCGCCAAGCAATGCAGTGCCGTCTTCAGCGTTGAACGGAGCCCAACCGCTGGAGAGAGTTGTATTATTGCTCTCTGCACCTTTCAAGTTTTGAAGATAGAGATGACTGGGCCAATGCAACGTACCCAGGTTTGTCTTAGGATCGAGAACACTCTTGACAATGCTTGTAGTTTTTCTAGTGGCATGGTAGCTGGCGTATGATAAGAACGTCAGCACTAGTACAAGAGCCTGGCATGATCTGAAGGAGATGGGACTCCCCCGGACACACTCAAAAAGTTGAATTCCCAAGGGCTTTCTGCTACGCATTTTATTTTTCTGATGACTTGAGGAGCCCATGAATGAATCTGAACTGATTTTTCCTGCAAAGATAGCTCAAGCCAGGAATATGAAATTGCCTTAACGGTGTTGGTCGTGCCTGAAAAGGTCAAATAGAACCGACATCAGAACCATCCACAAGACCATATATAAGAGCTGTCAATTTCGTTTTGTAATACTAAGTATAATCCCATGACAATAAGGAAAATAAGCTGGTTATCGTTTTGTCACCAAATGATAGCGTAGCTACTTCAATTTTAACATGCTAGGTGGGATGTTATGGCATCGATAATGAGCTGTAAACTATTATTGCGGAACAGCTCTAAATTATCAATTTAGTTAATTCAACAGCACTTGACATCAGCATAAGCATACGCATATTTCAAAATAGACATACTCCCACCAGATATAATAAGTATATAAAGCAACCAAACATCCATAGTTTTGCGATGTATATCTAAATACTTATCTGTACATACCTTGGCAGTATTAAACTCCTTTGATAGACAGCAGAAACTGAATGTAAATCGGGGAAAGTATGTCAACAACAAGGGGCAAAACTCATGTCAAACATCTACGGAGTACATGAACATCAAAGGCAACACTGCGATTTAATCCGGTTTGCTCCGTATAACCAATCGCCAAACAAAAGGGAAAGGAACGTGCTTTTCACAATTGATTAAACGAATAGCTGGTGGCTGAACTCAATGGGAAGAAAAGGCAAGGAACACTCGTTCAGATATCCAACTCAGGGAGGGAAAAGAAGCATCAAAGCCTTCAAAGGCGAGCGGGAAGGTACGGAAAGCAACACACCAACGGATCGCGCTCTTCATCAGGGAGGAAAGAAGAATAGAAAAGGTTGGGATACAAAGGAAATCAAATCAGGTTGCTGCCAACTAGCGAGGGAAAGAAAGCCGGCGATCCGTTACTAGCGCTCATCTCTCCGGTAACTGAAAGCATGCtcaggtaattaaaggaacggaggAAGAGGAAGCACCTTGAAGCTAGGAGAAGTGCCAGCCGCTTCCAAGGGAACGGCAGGAGCTGTTCCTGGCTGCGCGGACCGTGAGGGAGGCGGAGGTCAGCTTTCTGGGGCGCGGCCTCGACCGTGGCTCCGTGGCTTCCGAGGAGTTCCGTGTCTTATAGGGAAGAGAAATTCACAACAGCCTTTTTTTGCCTGGCCGTGATGACCCGGGGCCCCGGAGGCCTCGTCTGTGGATCGGGTCGTTCCCCGGTGAGGTCACACCCACGATTGTTTTATTTGTTTATTATTACTCTACCATGGTCTTCTTCTTGTGTTAAGAGCTTTTTTTTACCCAAGATTATCCAACTTTTTTTATATCACCATCACCAGCTCTGTAAACCTCTGTAAACAAAGGTACCCAATAGGATTCTTGTACGTTTAGTTTACTGACCGTCTACACCCAAGTAATTTTCTGTTATTATGAGCCTACGGTGGTATGTCAACAGGTAACAACTAGTAGTAACCTGCACTGTTGTATGAACTCTGTTATGACCCTACGGCTGGTAGGTCAACAGGTAACAACTACTAGTAGGCAGTAGCCTGCACTGTTGTATGAACTCTAGTCGGTGCTTGGCGTGAGGCGATCAAGCAAAGGAGGCTCCTGCTTGCTCTTTACGCACACCGGGTGGTGATCACACGCACCCTAATTTGCCCATCCGGCAGATTTTGCTGGCGACGGGTTGAAAGCTACGGACAGAATGATAGAGAGAATATAGCGAGTGGATATTCTCCTGGGGACGGATATTCCCAACGGCCAGCGCTAAACGCCTCCCTAACCGGATCTTCTGGTTATAAGTCCCACAACTGTAGGGCACTAGCAAGGGCCCTCGCAAACACGATACGGCTCGGGCGCATGCATGTGCCGTTTATTCTTATGGCCCAATTGCAGCTACGAACTCCGATAGATGATATCTATCGGCCACAAAGATCTACTAGGTCGAACGCAGGCAATAATAATTCGAGTAGTAAATAGGTTTCATCCAATTCATGTGCCCATGTGGTATCAGGAaacatggcaaaaaaaaaaaaaaaaacgaaccTTGCCGGCCGAGGATCATCTCTGCATGGTCGACGACGTGAATTGCTCGACAGTCGTTGATGCGCGGAAGCCGTGGCGACGTGCCTGCACATGATGGGATAGATGCAGATTGAAGAGAGAATCGAGCGAGGAACGCGTGAGCGTGTAATCGCAATTCGCAAGCATCGTCCAAGCGTGTAATCGGTGGCGTGAGATGAACAGACTACATACAGAGAGAAAAGCTACCTTTGTCCGTCGTCGAATGGAGGGGTCACGGAGGAGCGCCATTGCTGGGGAGAGAATAGTAAACGGCCAAGTAAACAGAAGAGGAAAGAGCAGCTTTTGCCTATTTATGTGTACGGACAGGAGAGAGATAGTACTCACGACTATTGTCGGTTGATTACATTTATTCATTGTATCGTATAAATAAAAGAACTTCGGTTTTATTTACGGGAATGCTTTGAACGCGAAGTCCGTCCGCCCAGACGCTAAGACGTCAGCCCAATAACCACGCTCCttcatttctaaaaaaaaaaaaaatacgcATCCATTTATTCCTAGTTTCTcttcctgtcgggttcataaacccgggatcCCTCATGAATCAGCTTCTCAGCAAAGGCTTAGctcagcagacaacgttgcgaacgacgtACAAACTCTTAGGCCGGCCCAAACACCTAAAACGACATGTcagaaggacaatccaatctccgatcggaaggcctgaccGAGGAGGGACGTCGTCCGCTTCCAACTCTGGtccgcctctctgaccagaaggtctCGATCCCAACTTCGGCCTGCCTCCGGAcgacctctctgaccagaaggcctggccaaacaccactttcgactctgacctgcgtctccgactggggatgcgccaaacccctgctcactgctcttctccaactggcgcaatcagggccgactgggaccaaccgattgGGGACGCACGCTCGGTAATGACCAGgaaacagacggagaaagtaagacagggcactcaagtcaaccgtaataccgagaaACGTACCATGTACATCTGCAGGACAATACCCTGCGACATCCCtgacatgacagaacccaagcaatgttgtaggcgtcgatattTTTCCATACAGTATTGTGggagccatcaactcccataccagacaaatatggtaaagctctcccacatgcctctgggcatcaacagtgttgtgggcgccagcatttaccgtaccagacgaatatggtaaaaccccctgcatGCCTCTCGACATCAACAGTATGGCGGGCACCCACGTTTGCTATacaagaagaagacgacgcaacctcccacgtgcatatgatattaaacagtattgtgggcgcctaccatcatcttgtacccgtcgacgtgtgcaacaagacttagtagcatacgtattctcccccctcacttgtaaggccatcccctttatttataaaaggggatacactctctcccaaaagacggattcattcagatcgatcaGTTTTACTAGTACACGACAACAGAACCACTaagttcaaaccacaagcacacgctcgaacacttagcacatagcggggatcccgtcactctcggcccttcagaccagagtccgatcggaccttTTGTACCCCTATCTTTCTCTTTCTCGTTTGTaatcccactgcaaactttgagcacctgggctcaggaataaagtcaccgaccgactcaaatggacgtagggcacgttgcctgaaccagtataaatcctgtgtcattgagtgctaggccacctccgatcacaacgtacgacaaaactataaatatttacgtgttggtcactttctacaccgacacttCCTATCGCATTTATCCGCTCGCCCGCCGTCTCCAAGCGCACGGCCGCTAACCTTGCCAGGCACGGCGCGGCTGCCTCCGAGTCGTGGCGCTTGGCTACCAGCCCTGCCAGACgcggtgccttgccgccctctcCAAATCGCGCAGCCGCGGCCTCCTCGCCGCTCGTGCAGTCGATGCCTTCCTTCCACGACGTGCAGCCACCCGTCGGCCCACCGCCTACAATTGCCACCAGGGCGCTGCAGTGAACACCGCACACCGACCAGCCTCTGTTCtgccaagcagcaaggagatgttacgttgaaagcgtatgttgcaagagtatgtttcaattgttttagatgttttagaggtatgttgcaagtgtttcatatggatgttgcaaaaatagatcgtgatgttgcacatgttgcaatggttgtacacatacGTTGCAAGCATTcgttcaaatgtttcatctgcttttttagacgtatgttccaagtgtgcttatttggatgttgcatatgtttcacacatatgttgcaagagtatgttcgaaatgttttagctgtttcagtcttatgttgcaataagtgttttcatgttgcaagttacaagtgtttttatctggacgttgcatatgtttcacacacatgttgcaagtgtatgttccaatgTTTCATTTCCTTTAGACTTATGTTGCATTCAAATGTTTCATGTTAGCAAGTGTTTCGTGTTTCAGATGAATGTTTAGAGAGTCATGGGGCCACGGCCCGGGCTCTAGGGGAAGGGGCGTGACGAGCCAAGGGCTGGCGGATGGGACACGCGACGCGCCTAGGGTCTTTGCGGACGGGGCATGCTCGTCCTTATCTCAGCTCCCGGGTCCCGCCCgcgtggagagagagaggagggtgtCAGGGGGGAAGGAACGGCGGGAGCGGGGCGTGGTGAGACGGACGGGGACGGGGTACGCATGCGTGGTGAGATGAGGCAGACGAGGAAGAACTGCAGCGATACGGTGGGAGTGCAGCGCTTTCTGCTAGGTTGTTTGGTACCGTCTGATGAAATCATATCCCATCGGATATGCAAACACCAGCAATTCCGATTTACGGTAATGCTCACACAACTGCTAAACCTATTTGCTATACAGCTTCAGATAAAAGAACTTTATAAAAAACAAATGTGGAACATTATATGCTGGGATAATATAAGGGCTCTCGGATGTTCGGGCACCAAGCAATTCTCATTTACTGATAATGCTCACACAGCTGCTAAACCTATTTGCTATACAGCTTCAGATAAAAGAActttataaaaaaacaaatgtgGAACATTATATGCTGGGATAATAAAAGGGCTCTGAAGCTTATCCGGAAAAACCCCAAAACGTGGTGGCCTATATTATCATGGCACGACTTCCTAAGTCGCCGCTCCGGACTATTCTACGGCTGGCCGGCTACGCTCCAACTTTTGCAATGAAATGGACGATCGACCCTGCCGGACTGTTGAATCAATCATCCACCGCGCCTTGTTGAGGCGACGGCAGAGGCAACTCCCAGCGCGAGGTGGCCACGGCCACACAACGACGCGCGGATGCGCGGACGACGCGACGTCCAGTCCTAGTACGTGCAATACCTCCTGGCCGTACTGCCACGGCGGCGCCCGTGCCCGGCTGCCGGCGCCTCCGCGTCCGTGGCCACAAGTTTTAGCAGGAGTTTCGTGGGCGCACGTTTCGTTCGTGAACGACCGTGGCGCGGAGACGGACCGGGGCCCCGGGCCCCCGCCGCGCGGACGACGGGGCCGGCAAAACAACTCTTGGACGAGAGCGCGCGCGCTGTACAGGGATCGACGTCGTGACGGGGCCGGGCGGGAGCGGCGCGGCTTTATCCGGGCGCCTCGAAGGAAATAGCTCGGCTGGTGGCGTATCTGTTTTTCTCTTGGCGGGGGACGAAAGAACGACGGATCGGCGAATCCCCGGCCGGCTAGCTAGTGGCGGACGCGGCCGGCGCCGTCGCGGTCTCAGCTTTGACGGTCTCGCCAGGCAGGCAGGAAGGCGAGAGGTGCATGGAGCTGGCACGATAAGGAGATGGCCTTTTTATCTCTCCCGAACGGAGACGATAATGATACGAACCTATATACATACATAGGCTGAATTTCGAACGATTCCTACACGATGGCAAGGCACCGCCGCACAGGCGATGCTGCAGAATTTCATGAGCTACCGGATAGctacagcatgttcgtttggcttgTGCTTGTCATATacaatcgtaaattttcagtcgaaacagtatttttctttcacacaaatcagccagcaatacttcttcacgaaccagcaacgatacaaacTGGCCAACCAA
This region includes:
- the LOC136496953 gene encoding putative glycerol-3-phosphate transporter 1 gives rise to the protein MGSSSHQKNKMRSRKPLGIQLFECVRGSPISFRSCQALVLVLTFLSYASYHATRKTTSIVKSVLDPKTNLGTLHWPSHLYLQNLKGAESNNTTLSSGWAPFNAEDGTALLGEIDLAFLGVYAIGMFFAGHLGDRVDLRILLTIGMIGTGLFTAAFGAGYWFDVHNFYYFLVMQMISGLFQSSGWPSVVAVVGNWFGKSKRGLIMGIWNAHTSVGNISGSLIAAAMLKYGWCWSFAVPGIMIALVGLTVFLFLPVGPDVIGIQEDLHLKDYEKSDMDTPLLERRSSDVKEKAIGFIEAWRIPGVAPFALCLFFCKLVAYTFLYWLPFYISHTAIGGQYLSDSEAGVLSTLFDVGGVVGGILAGHISDHLDARALTAASFTFSAIPALFFYRIYGNVSLAWNIALMFVTGMLVNGPYALITTAVSADLGTHSSLNGNSRALATVTAIIDGTGSIGAAIGPLLTGYISARSWSAVFTMLMASALVAGLLLSRLVVAEVVAKMESRRTPAHAASDLPVSSMEEP